Genomic DNA from Bacteroidia bacterium:
ACATTTTATCCATTATGAATGATATCTGGGGGTATAATGGTGTGAATATCGGAGAATAGAAAACAGTTTTCGGATTGTTGGGAGATATATTTTATACTCAATGGAAAGAGGTTTTAGACTTATGGACATGAAAATTCCAAGAAATTAGTGTCTCTAATTCCTGCTGGTATTGGGCAATATGTTCAAAAAACTCAAAGACCTTTTCCTTGAAATGCTCAAACTTTCGGTAAAAACAACTATCTATGACCTTCTTTCGCATAAACTTCCATAAACGCTCAATCAAGTTCAAATTGGG
This window encodes:
- a CDS encoding IS630 family transposase; the protein is PNLNLIERLWKFMRKKVIDSCFYRKFEHFKEKVFEFFEHIAQYQQELETLISWNFHVHKSKTSFH